GCGCGTTTCGTCGCCGACGGCGCGTTCCTTCGGACGGCCGCCGAAAGAGCGCGGGAGGTCGCGGCCGAGCTCGCGTGGGACCGGGTCGTCGTGCCGCTCGCGGCGTTTTTCGAGAACCCTCGCGTCTCCGCGCGCCTGCCGTTTCCGGAGCCCCGGCCGCGCCCGGCTTTCCGGCTCCTCCGGCGAAGCCGGCGATGACGCCGCGCGCCGCTTTCCGTTGTCCGGCGCCGTCGGCGATGACGCCGCGCGCCGCTTTCCGTTCGTCTCGGCGCCGTCGGCGATGACGCCGCGCGCCTCGGTCGTCATCGTCCATCATCGCGGGAGGGCGCGCCTCCTCCGCACGCTCGAGGAGGTCTGCCGGCAGGCCGCCGCCGAGACCGCGGAGGTCGTCCTGGTCGACAACGCGAGCCGCGAAGGAGCCGCCGACGAGGTCCGGCGGCGTTTCCCCGCGGTCCGCATGCTCCGGCAGGAGGAGAACGCGGGTTTTGCCCGCGGATGCTCGCTCGGGGCGGAGGCCGCCTCCGCCGGGCTGCTGATCTTCTTCAACGACGACGCGATCCCGGAACCGGACTGGCTCTCGAGCTTTCTCGACGCGGCGGGATCGCTTCCTCGGGACGTCCACACGGTCGCCGGCCGGCTGACGGACGCCTCGGGGACGAAGAACGACTTCGTCGACGGGTTTCTCGTCTTCGACGGCCACGCGTTCTCCGACGGCGCCGGGGGGCCCGTGCCCACCGATCGCGGCGGCGCGCCCGGGGATGAGCGTCTCTTCGCCTGCGGCGGCAACATGCTCGTCGCGCGCGACGAGTTCCTCTCGAGCGGAGGCTTCGACCCGTGGTACTTCGCCTACCTCGAGGACGTCGACTTCGGCTGGCGGCAGTGGGTCCTCGGGCGGCGGGTGCTCTACGAGCCGCGGGCATGCGCGCGGCACGAGGGGGGCGCGACGGGCGAAGCGCTCGGGATCTTCAAGCGGGGATACCTCATCGAGAAGAACGCCTGGGCGACGGCGTACAAGAACTTCGAGGAACCGCTCCTGCGGGATCTCTGGCCGGCCGCGGCGACGGCGTTTCTCTCCCGGGTCGACGCGATGATCCGCCGCGACGCGGGGTCGGCGGCGCTCGACGCCGACCCCTACCGCGCGTCGCGGCGGTCCCGATGGGCGGCGAGGCTCGGGCGCGTGTTCGGCGTGCGGCCGGACGCGTCGGCGATCCGCGTCGGCGACCCGCTCGCGATCGC
This Thermoanaerobaculia bacterium DNA region includes the following protein-coding sequences:
- a CDS encoding glycosyltransferase family 2 protein, which produces MSGAVGDDAARRFPFVSAPSAMTPRASVVIVHHRGRARLLRTLEEVCRQAAAETAEVVLVDNASREGAADEVRRRFPAVRMLRQEENAGFARGCSLGAEAASAGLLIFFNDDAIPEPDWLSSFLDAAGSLPRDVHTVAGRLTDASGTKNDFVDGFLVFDGHAFSDGAGGPVPTDRGGAPGDERLFACGGNMLVARDEFLSSGGFDPWYFAYLEDVDFGWRQWVLGRRVLYEPRACARHEGGATGEALGIFKRGYLIEKNAWATAYKNFEEPLLRDLWPAAATAFLSRVDAMIRRDAGSAALDADPYRASRRSRWAARLGRVFGVRPDASAIRVGDPLAIA